Proteins from one Bacteroides zhangwenhongii genomic window:
- a CDS encoding P-II family nitrogen regulator: MKKIEAIIRKTKFEDVKEALLEADIEWFSYYDVRGIGKARQGRIYRGVVYDTSTIERILISIVVRDKNAEKTVQAIIKAAQTGEIGDGRIFVIPIEDAIRIRTAERGDIALYNAEQER; this comes from the coding sequence ATGAAAAAGATTGAAGCTATTATCCGTAAAACAAAATTCGAGGACGTGAAAGAAGCTCTTCTCGAAGCGGACATCGAATGGTTTTCTTACTATGACGTAAGAGGTATTGGGAAAGCACGGCAAGGACGTATCTACCGCGGTGTAGTATATGACACCAGCACTATCGAAAGAATCTTAATCTCTATTGTCGTGCGCGACAAGAATGCCGAGAAAACTGTACAAGCCATTATTAAAGCGGCACAAACCGGAGAAATCGGAGACGGACGTATTTTCGTCATCCCTATTGAAGACGCTATCCGCATCCGTACCGCCGAACGTGGCGATATAGCCCTATACAATGCTGAACAAGAACGCTAA
- a CDS encoding ammonium transporter produces the protein MDTKYKSHSFVKLWIATTMFMLCCFATGTLAQDAVVADTVTTVVETTTEITAAPAETDAETPDTIGELALGLNTVWMLLAAMLVFFMQPGFALVEAGFTRVKNTANILMKNFVDFMFGSLLYWFIGFGLMFGAGEFIGMPHFFDLSFMDNGLPREGFLVFQTVFCATAATIVSGAMAERTKFSMYLVYTIFISVLIYPISGHWTWGGGWLMNGEEGSFMMNLFGTTFHDFAGSTVVHSVGGWIALVGAAILGPRIGKYGKDGKSRAIPGHNLTIAALGVFILWFGWFGFNPGSQLAASTETDANAISHVFLTTNLAACAGGFFALAISWMKYGKPSLSLTLNGILAGLVGITAGCDAVSPAGAALIGAICGVVMIFSVDFIDKILKIDDPVGASSVHGVCGFLGTVLTGLFSTSEGLFYGHGFGFLCAQLFGALVVGVWAAGMGFIIFKALDKIHGLRVPARIEEEGLDIYEHGESAYN, from the coding sequence ATGGATACAAAATATAAAAGCCATAGCTTCGTAAAGCTGTGGATAGCCACTACCATGTTTATGTTATGCTGTTTTGCCACCGGCACGCTAGCACAAGACGCAGTTGTTGCAGATACTGTTACAACGGTGGTAGAGACGACAACTGAAATTACAGCAGCTCCTGCCGAGACTGACGCAGAAACCCCTGATACAATTGGTGAACTGGCCTTAGGACTGAATACGGTCTGGATGTTGCTTGCAGCAATGCTGGTATTTTTTATGCAACCGGGATTTGCACTTGTTGAAGCTGGGTTCACAAGAGTAAAGAATACCGCCAATATTCTGATGAAGAACTTTGTTGATTTCATGTTCGGTTCTTTATTATATTGGTTCATCGGTTTCGGGCTTATGTTTGGCGCAGGAGAATTCATCGGAATGCCCCACTTCTTCGACCTTTCTTTCATGGACAACGGTCTTCCCAGAGAAGGTTTTCTGGTTTTCCAGACCGTATTCTGTGCAACGGCAGCCACAATCGTATCAGGAGCAATGGCAGAACGTACCAAATTCTCCATGTATTTGGTTTACACGATTTTCATCAGTGTACTGATATATCCGATATCCGGCCACTGGACTTGGGGTGGCGGTTGGCTGATGAACGGTGAAGAGGGGTCTTTCATGATGAATCTTTTTGGAACAACCTTCCATGACTTCGCCGGTTCTACCGTTGTTCACTCTGTAGGTGGATGGATTGCTCTGGTAGGTGCCGCCATTCTTGGCCCGCGTATCGGTAAATATGGAAAAGACGGCAAATCAAGAGCTATTCCGGGACATAACCTGACAATTGCCGCACTAGGTGTATTTATTCTCTGGTTCGGATGGTTTGGGTTCAACCCCGGTTCTCAATTGGCAGCAAGTACCGAAACTGATGCAAATGCAATCTCCCACGTATTCCTGACTACAAATCTTGCGGCCTGTGCCGGTGGTTTCTTCGCATTGGCGATCAGCTGGATGAAATACGGAAAGCCTTCTTTGTCACTGACATTGAATGGTATTCTGGCAGGTTTGGTCGGTATTACAGCCGGATGTGATGCAGTATCTCCCGCAGGAGCCGCTCTGATCGGCGCAATCTGTGGTGTTGTAATGATTTTCTCTGTCGACTTTATAGACAAGATTTTAAAGATAGACGATCCGGTGGGCGCATCTTCCGTACATGGTGTTTGCGGATTTCTCGGAACAGTTCTCACGGGTTTGTTCTCTACCAGCGAAGGTTTATTCTACGGACACGGTTTCGGATTCCTCTGTGCACAACTATTCGGAGCACTGGTTGTCGGTGTCTGGGCAGCAGGTATGGGATTCATAATCTTTAAAGCACTTGACAAGATTCACGGACTTCGCGTTCCGGCACGTATCGAAGAAGAAGGTCTTGATATCTACGAACACGGAGAGTCCGCTTACAACTAA
- a CDS encoding glutamine synthetase III family protein — protein sequence MSKLRFRVVETAFKKKAVEVATPAERPSEYFGKYVFNKEKMFKYLPSKVYNALIDAIDNGAPLDRSIADEVAAGMKKWAIEMGATHYTHWFAPLTEGTAEKHDAFVEHDGKGGMMEEFTGKLLVQQEPDASSFPNGGIRNTFEARGYSAWDPSSPAFIVDDTLCIPTVFIAYTGEALDYKAPLLKALRAVDKAAVDVCHYFNPEVKKVVAYLGWEQEYFLVDEGLYAARPDLLLTGRTLMGHDSAKNQQLEDHYFGAIPTRVAAFMKDLEIEALKLGIPVKTRHNEVAPNQFELAPIFEECNLANDHNLLIMSLMRKVSRRHGFRVLLHEKPFKGVNGSGKHNNWSLGTDTGILLMGPGKTPEDNLRFVTFVVNTLMAVYHHNGLLKASISSATNAHRLGANEAPPAIISSFLGKQLSQVLDHIENSTKDDLISLSGKQGMKLDIPQIPELLIDNTDRNRTSPFAFTGNRFEFRAVGSEANCASAMIALNSAVANQLVKFKKDVDALIEKGEPKVSAILEIIRGYIKECKAIHFDGNGYSDEWKKEAARRGLDCETSVPVIFDNYLKPETIAMFEATGVMTKKELEARNEVKWETYTKKIQIEARVLGDLAMNHIIPVATQYQTDLINNVYKMQSLFPAEKAAKLSAKNLELIEEIADRTAFIKEHVDAMIEARKVANKIESERKKAIAYHDTIVPALEEIRYHIDKLELIVDNQMWTLPKYRELLFVR from the coding sequence ATGTCAAAACTTAGATTCAGAGTAGTAGAGACAGCTTTCAAGAAGAAAGCGGTTGAGGTAGCAACACCTGCCGAACGTCCTTCGGAATACTTCGGCAAATATGTGTTCAACAAGGAAAAGATGTTCAAATATCTTCCCAGCAAGGTATACAATGCGCTGATTGACGCAATTGATAATGGTGCTCCGCTAGATCGCAGTATTGCTGACGAAGTAGCTGCCGGCATGAAGAAATGGGCCATCGAAATGGGGGCCACTCACTACACACACTGGTTTGCACCGCTCACCGAAGGTACGGCAGAAAAGCACGATGCTTTCGTCGAACATGACGGTAAAGGTGGCATGATGGAAGAATTTACAGGCAAACTGCTTGTGCAACAGGAACCGGATGCTTCTTCTTTCCCGAATGGCGGAATCCGCAATACATTCGAAGCGCGTGGTTACAGTGCCTGGGATCCTTCATCACCTGCTTTTATTGTGGATGATACGCTTTGCATCCCGACCGTGTTTATCGCATATACCGGTGAGGCTCTCGACTATAAAGCGCCTTTATTGAAGGCTTTACGCGCCGTAGATAAAGCAGCCGTAGACGTATGTCATTATTTCAATCCGGAAGTTAAGAAAGTGGTTGCTTATCTAGGCTGGGAACAGGAATATTTCCTGGTGGACGAAGGTTTATATGCCGCACGTCCGGACTTATTGCTGACCGGACGTACTTTGATGGGACATGACAGTGCCAAGAACCAACAGTTGGAAGACCACTACTTCGGTGCTATTCCCACCCGTGTGGCTGCCTTCATGAAAGACCTTGAAATTGAAGCTCTGAAACTGGGTATTCCTGTCAAGACCCGTCACAACGAGGTTGCTCCAAACCAGTTTGAGCTGGCTCCCATCTTTGAAGAATGTAACTTGGCCAACGACCATAACTTGCTGATTATGTCATTGATGCGTAAGGTGAGCCGTCGCCACGGTTTCCGCGTACTGCTTCATGAAAAGCCATTCAAAGGTGTCAATGGTTCGGGTAAACACAACAACTGGTCTTTGGGCACTGATACAGGTATCTTATTGATGGGACCGGGCAAGACTCCGGAAGACAATCTGCGTTTTGTTACATTCGTTGTCAATACATTGATGGCAGTTTATCATCATAACGGACTACTGAAAGCTTCTATCTCCAGTGCTACCAACGCCCACCGTCTGGGAGCGAATGAGGCACCTCCTGCAATTATCTCCTCTTTCCTTGGAAAACAGTTGTCGCAGGTATTGGATCATATCGAAAACAGTACGAAAGATGATTTAATCAGCCTTAGCGGTAAACAGGGAATGAAGTTGGATATTCCGCAGATTCCTGAATTACTGATCGATAATACAGACCGTAACCGTACTTCTCCATTTGCTTTCACAGGCAACCGCTTTGAATTCCGTGCCGTAGGTTCCGAAGCAAACTGTGCTTCTGCCATGATTGCATTGAACTCGGCCGTAGCAAATCAATTGGTGAAGTTTAAAAAGGACGTGGATGCGTTGATTGAAAAGGGAGAACCCAAAGTTTCCGCCATTCTTGAAATCATCCGCGGATATATCAAAGAATGTAAAGCCATTCATTTCGACGGTAACGGTTACAGTGACGAATGGAAGAAAGAAGCTGCCCGTCGTGGACTGGATTGTGAAACCAGTGTTCCTGTTATCTTCGACAATTACCTGAAACCGGAAACAATTGCCATGTTCGAAGCTACCGGTGTAATGACCAAGAAAGAACTGGAAGCCCGTAACGAAGTGAAATGGGAAACTTATACGAAGAAGATTCAGATTGAGGCACGTGTATTGGGTGACTTGGCAATGAATCATATCATTCCGGTTGCCACTCAATACCAGACGGACTTAATTAATAATGTCTATAAGATGCAATCTCTTTTCCCGGCAGAAAAGGCAGCGAAATTGTCTGCTAAGAACCTGGAGCTTATTGAAGAGATTGCCGACCGTACTGCTTTCATCAAGGAGCATGTAGATGCAATGATTGAGGCTCGTAAGGTTGCAAACAAGATAGAAAGCGAACGGAAAAAAGCCATTGCCTACCACGACACGATTGTCCCGGCACTGGAAGAAATCCGTTATCACATCGACAAGTTGGAACTAATTGTTGACAATCAGATGTGGACGCTTCCAAAATACAGGGAACTGTTATTTGTGAGATAG
- a CDS encoding HdeD family acid-resistance protein — MKTMNYSLIRILFALVIGLVLVIWPNAAASYIVITVGVAFLIPGVISLFGYFGRKRPEGEAAPRFPIEGIGSLLFGLWLIVMPEFFADVLMFLLGFILIMGGVQQIASLSMARRWMPVPGAFYLIPSLILIAGIIALFNPTGARNTAFIIIGISSLVYSLSELINWFKFARRRPKAPVMHDDDDIEDAKIIE, encoded by the coding sequence ATGAAAACAATGAATTATTCCCTTATTCGCATTCTCTTCGCACTTGTGATTGGATTGGTACTCGTGATTTGGCCCAATGCGGCTGCCAGCTATATTGTCATTACGGTAGGTGTTGCCTTCTTGATTCCCGGTGTTATCAGCCTTTTTGGCTATTTCGGCCGGAAAAGACCGGAAGGTGAAGCAGCTCCCCGTTTTCCGATAGAAGGAATCGGTAGCTTATTATTCGGACTTTGGCTGATTGTGATGCCTGAATTCTTTGCAGACGTCCTGATGTTTTTATTGGGATTTATCCTGATTATGGGAGGAGTGCAACAGATTGCTTCTTTGTCGATGGCTCGTCGGTGGATGCCCGTTCCGGGAGCTTTTTATCTGATTCCTTCGCTGATTCTTATTGCGGGTATCATTGCTTTGTTCAATCCGACAGGAGCGCGTAATACTGCATTTATAATTATTGGTATCAGCAGTTTGGTTTATTCTCTTTCCGAATTGATAAACTGGTTCAAGTTTGCCCGTCGCCGCCCGAAGGCTCCGGTTATGCATGACGATGATGATATTGAAGACGCAAAGATTATCGAATAA